A genomic region of Anopheles coustani chromosome 3, idAnoCousDA_361_x.2, whole genome shotgun sequence contains the following coding sequences:
- the LOC131268955 gene encoding peritrophin-1-like, producing MQAFPVALLLGLALVTVQATVTFTRDSRCPRVDDPEKTIHLTHPTDCNRFLVCSSGMAYEMRCPEGLEYDTEQRSCDYDYLVRCSEGGRMQIQQANQPFEMPSSQLLLNRPAWNDPQEERRDEVPQYKAPVSVVDARCPRTDNPMKPIHLPRTGNCAKFMKCFGGRAYEMDCPVGLEFDAKNNRCDYPSLAGCSRM from the exons ATGCAAG CGTTTCCCGTTGCTTTACTGCTCGGCCTTGCGCTGGTTACTGTCCAGGCAACAGTGACTTTTACCCGTGATTCGCGCTGTCCAAGAGTGGACGATCCCGAGAAGACGATCCACCTAACGCACCCGACCGACTGCAACCGCTTCCTGGTGTGCTCGTCCGGCATGGCCTACGAAATGCGCTGCCCGGAGGGTCTGGAGTACGATACGGAGCAACGCAGCTGCGACTACGACTATCTGGTCCGCTGCTCGGAGGGTGGACGCATGCAGATCCAGCAGGCAAATCAACCGTTCGAGATGCCATCGAGCCAGCTGCTGCTGAATCGGCCGGCCTGGAACGACCCTCAGGAGGAGCGCCGTGATGAAGTGCCCCAGTACAAAGCGCCCGTCAGTGTCGTCGATGCTCGCTGCCCCCGCACGGACAATCCGATGAAACCGATCCATCTGCCGCGCACCGGAAACTGCGCCAAGTTCATGAAGTGCTTCGGTGGCCGAGCGTATGAGATGGATTGTCCAGTGGGGCTTGAATTCGATGCGAAGAATAACCGTTGCGATTATCCTTCGCTCGCCGGCTGCAGCCGAATGTAA
- the LOC131268965 gene encoding peritrophin-1-like: MQAFIVFAAILSAVVAAPQFPEFYSIAQDPRMLPMPQVPQDMLPQEPRAYEPYYAPQQYEPQYQPQYQAPAQTEQLTADGYKIVPGIVDARCPRGDDPMKPVHLPVHGNCAKFMKCFGGRAYEMDCPSGLEFGSKVNRCDYPAMAQCSRF, from the exons ATGCAAG CTTTCATCGTCTTTGCCGCCATCCTGTCCGCGGTCGTCGCGGCCCCGCAGTTCCCCGAGTTCTACAGCATCGCTCAGGATCCACGCATGCTGCCGATGCCCCAGGTGCCCCAGGATATGCTGCCCCAGGAGCCCCGCGCCTACGAGCCGTACTACGCCCCGCAGCAGTACGAGCCCCAGTACCAGCCGCAGTACCAGGCCCCGGCCCAGACCGAGCAGCTGACCGCTGACGGTTACAAGATTGTCCCGGGCATCGTTGATGCTCGCTGCCCCCGTGGCGACGACCCGATGAAGCCGGTCCACCTGCCGGTGCACGGAAACTGCGCCAAGTTCATGAAGTGCTTCGGTGGCCGCGCCTACGAGATGGACTGCCCGTCCGGTCTGGAGTTCGGCTCCAAGGTGAACCGTTGCGACTACCCCGCCATGGCCCAGTGCTCCCGCTTCTAA
- the LOC131268946 gene encoding mucin-2-like has protein sequence MILCSVLVVRAQVVFECTDNDQSSGPFPHQYDCSLYYICSVGNIYLMACYDGYHFAVATKRCEPPEVALCDASYTTSSTPPTAPSGPTLPTSPQPTFPSSTTTPETTSTMASTTTSPESTTTTTSAGETTTASEITDTPPTVTTTEDDTSTTTTSSSAETTTASEITDTPPTVTTTEDDTSTTTTSSSAETTTGSEITDTPPTVTTTEDDTSTTTTSSSGETTTASEITDTPPTITTTEDDTSTTTTSSTETTFAVPTVGTAGPPTAETAETSTTTAELTTPSEVSGTTPTSSTEPEFTPPTVPTAASATVRTAG, from the coding sequence ATGATACTATGTTCGGTGCTTGTGGTCAGAGCACAGGTAGTGTTTGAGTGCACGGATAATGATCAATCCAGCGGACCATTTCCCCACCAATACGATTGCAGCCTGTACTACATTTGTTCGGTAGGGAATATATACCTGATGGCATGTTATGACGGATACCACTTTGCTGTCGCGACTAAACGGTGTGAACCACCGGAAGTAGCACTGTGTGACGCAAGCTACacaacatcatcaacaccaCCAACGGCACCTTCAGGACCAACACTGCCAACTTCGCCACAGCCAACGTTTCCGTCGAGTACAACTACGCCAGAAACAACGTCAACAATGGCTTCAACAACCACATCACCGGAGTCGACAACCACAACCACCTCTGCAGgggaaacaacaacagcttCCGAGATTACCGACACTCCACCAACGGTTACAACGACAGAAGATGACACATCAACTACTACAACTTCTTCTTCAGccgaaacaacaacagcttCCGAGATTACCGACACTCCACCAACGGTTACAACGACAGAAGATGACACATCAACTACTACAACTTCTTCTTCGGCCGAAACAACAACAGGTTCCGAGATTACCGACACTCCACCAACGGTTACAACGACAGAAGATGACACATCAACTACTACAACTTCTTCTTCAGgcgaaacaacaacagcttCCGAGATTACCGACACCCCACCAACGATTACAACGACAGAAGATGACACATCAACTACAACAACGAGTTCGACTGAGACCACATTCGCAGTTCCAACGGTAGGAACTGCGGGGCCACCGACGGCAGAAACTGCTGAAACTTCAACGACCACGGCCGAACTAACAACACCTTCTGAAGTATCCGGTACTACACCAACGAGTTCGACTGAGCCCGAATTCACGCCTCCGACGGTACCAACAGCTGCGTCAGCGACGGTTCGAACTGCTGGTTAA